The following proteins are encoded in a genomic region of Oncorhynchus keta strain PuntledgeMale-10-30-2019 chromosome 35, Oket_V2, whole genome shotgun sequence:
- the LOC118373750 gene encoding LOW QUALITY PROTEIN: endoribonuclease Dicer-like (The sequence of the model RefSeq protein was modified relative to this genomic sequence to represent the inferred CDS: deleted 1 base in 1 codon) codes for MAGLQLVTPASNPMGPFFGLPWQQEAIHDNIYTPRKYQVELLEAALEHNTIVCLNTGSGKTFIAVLLTKELSHQIRGDLVEQGKRTVFLVNAASSVIQQAASVRTHSDLQVGEYMCVEKTSSWSREKWSQEMIENQVLVMTCHIFLHVLKSGVLPLWKLNLVVFDECHLAITDHPYREIMKLCEGCPCSPRILGLTASILNGKCDPSELEQKIQNLERILRSNAETATDLVVLDRYASQPREVVLDCGPYLDKSGLSEHLLSELDEALHFLNDCNIPVPREDRDPTFISKQVLSDCRAVLLVLGPWCADKVAGIMVRELQKYIKHEQEEINRKFLLFTDTILRKVHALCEELFSPASLDLKFVTPKVIRLLEILHEYKPFERQQFESVEWYNNRNEDNYVSWSDSEDEDEDEEVEVKEKPEANFPSPFTNILCGIIFVERRYTAVVLNRLIKEAGKQDPELAYISSNFITGHSIGKNQPRNKQMEVEFRKQEEVLRKFRAHETNLLIATSIVEEGVDIPKCNLVVRFDLPTEYRSYVQSKGRARAPVSNYIMLAESERTKTFEEDLKTYKAIEKILRNKCSKAAGVGDFEVEPVQDDDNILPPYVLRSEEGGPRVTINTAIGHINRYCARLPSDPFTHLAPKCKTKELKDGRYQSTLYLPINSPLRVPVAGPIMNCARLAEKAVALLCCENLHKKGELDDHLMPVGKETVKYEEELDLHDEEETSVPGRPGSTKRRQCYPKAIPECLRDSYPVPEQSYYLYVIGMVLTTPLPDELNFRRRKLYPPEDTTRCFGILTAKPIPRIPHFPVYTRSGEVTISMELQKAGFTLSAVQLDLITRLHQYIFSHILRLEKPALEFNPTQADSAYCVLPLNVVEDSNTLDLDFKFMEDIEKSEARVGIPTTQYTKQNPFTFKLEDYQDAVIIPRYRNFDQPHRFYVADVYTDLTPLSRFPSPEYQTFAEYYKTKYNLDLSNVNQPLLDVDHTSSRLNLLTPRHLNQKGKALPLSSAEKRKAKWESLQNKQILVPELCAIHPIPASLWRKAVCLPSILYRLHCLLTAEELRAQTASDAGVGAQTLPSDFRYPNLDFGWKKSIDSKSFICLRDEDEEEEEEEDSGDDNCKQQGQTVAPDPGLAAAVSQQPCSDCHVSSRPEGCDIHQRPEDDIPEDEEPQQPDSASCTSILANGTAPIANDNGDHGDHSHLHDGRDNCQCLPAGSGLPLENEKEVSTTQTTTSVLPVQPSLSIENQNLTPTPPQPQPGTQPPPPYPQPGNQPPPLSPGPSLHQPQPQPGTQPQPPARDPSSTFSAPARYPASTPSAPARDPASTPSAPARDPTSTPSAPARDPASTPSAPARDPASTPSAPARDPASTPSAPARDPASTPSAPARDPASTPQPQPGTQPPPPQPQPGTQPPPPHSQPGTQLPPPQPQPSDECRPGRTSELREGDGHHMNQATSDCCSPATMTGPASTAPITTTPLPDPSEPLETQEITTSSSVVGDTLGPCSKTLGPNPGLILQALTLSNASDGFNLERLEMLGDSFLKHAITTYLFCTYPDAHEGRLSYMRSKKVSNCNLYRLGKKKGLPCRMVVSIFDPPVNWLPPGYVVNQDKSSEDKWDEDEAKEELLANGSAGEELCVEELGEEVLEEDEDLMWKEPKDEVNVEDDLEYYQEHIKFIDNMLIGSGAFGKKISLGTFPPAPATPGPSPSPSARSSSPAAEPSYGEWKPPKKPGPVPTPHYPSEPSGSGSADEFDYSSWDAMCYLDPSKAGEEDDFVVGFWNPSEENCGAELGKQSISYDLHTEQCIADKSIADCVEALLGCYLTSCGERAAQMFLCSLGLKVLPVERRRLKEKGGVIEVVNLDLQYGWLKIPPRCIFDHPDAELTLNHLISGFENFERKISYTFQNKAYLLQAFTHASYHYNTITDCYQRLEFLGDAILDYLITKHLYEDPRQHSPGVLTDLRSALVNNTIFASLAVQYDFHKYFKAVSPELFHVIDDFVQFQLEKNEMQGMDSELRRSEEDEAKEEDIEVPKAMGDIFESLAGAIYMDSRMSLETVWQVYYPMMRPLIEKFSANVPRSPVRELLEMEPETAKFSPAERTYDGKVRVTVEVVGKGKFKGVGRSYRIAKSAAARRALRSLKANQPQVPNN; via the exons ATGGCAGGACTCCAGCTGGTCACCCCCGCCTCCAATCCCATGGGGCCTTTCTTTGGTCTCCCGTGGCAACAGGAGGCCATCCACGACAACATCTACACGCCTAGGAAATATCAG GTTGAACTTCTTGAAGCAGCTCTTGAACACAATACTATTGTCTGCTTAAATACTGGCTCAGGGAAGACTTTTATTGCAGTACTCCTAACTAAAGAGCTCTCCCACCAAATCCGGGGAGATTTAGTCGAACAGGGGAAGAGGACAGTTTTCCTGGTGAATGCAG CATCGTCTGTGATTCAGCAAGCAGCTAGTGTTAGGACCCACTCTGATCTCCAGGTTGGAGAATACATGTGTGTGGAGAAGACCTCATCATGGTCCAGGGAAAAGTGGAGCCAAGAAATGATTGAAAATCAG GTGCTCGTTATGACGTGCCATATCTTCCTGCATGTGCTGAAGAGTGGAGTGCTGCCACTATGGAAACTCAACCTGGTGGTGTTTGATGAGTGTCACCTGGCAATCACGGACCATCCCTACCGGGAGATAATGAAG CTATGTGAGGGCTGTCCGTGCAGCCCTCGGATCCTGGGCCTCACTGCATCAATTTTGAATGGTAAATGTGACCCGTCTGAACTGGAACAGAAGATCCAGAACTTGGAGCGGATCCTGCGGAGCAATGCAGAGACAGCTACTGACCTTGTTGTCCTTGACAG ATATGCCTCCCAGCCCAGAGAGGTGGTACTGGACTGTGGACCCTACCTGGACAAGAGCGGCCTTTCAGAGCATCTACTGAGCGAGCTGGACGAGGCTCTCCACTTCCTCAACGACTGCAACATACCTGTGCCTCGAGAGGACAGAGACCCCACCTTCATATCCAAACAG GTGCTGAGTGACTGCCGGGCGGTGCTGCTGGTTCTGGGGCCGTGGTGTGCCGACAAGGTGGCTGGCATCATGGTGAGGGAGCTGCAGAAGTACATCAAACACGAACAGGAAGAGATCAACAGGAAGTTCCTGCTCTTCACCGACACCATCCTGAGGAAG GTCCACGCCCTGTGTGAGGAACTCTTCTCCCCGGCCTCTCTGGACCTGAAGTTTGTGACCCCGAAGGTCATCCGTCTCCTGGAGATCCTCCATGAGTACAAGCCCTTTGAGAGGCAACAGTTTGAGAGTGTGGAGTGGTACAACAACCGCAACGAGGACAACTACGTGTCGTGGAGTGACTCGGAAGACGAAGACgaggatgaggaggtggaggtgaaggagaaACCCGAGGCTAACTTCCCCTCGCCGTTCACCAACATCCTGTGTGGGATCATCTTCGTAGAGAGGCGCTACACGGCAGTCGTCCTCAACCG GCTAATAAAGGAGGCAGGGAAACAGGACCCGGAGCTGGCCTACATCAGCAGTAACTTCATCACGGGACACAGCATCGGAAAGAACCAGCCACGCAACAAGCAGATGGAGGTGGAGTTCAGGAAACAGGAAGAG GTTCTGCGTAAGTTCCGTGCCCACGAGACCAACCTGCTCATAGCGACCAGCATCGTGGAGGAAGGGGTAGATATTCCCAAGTGTAACCTGGTGGTGAGGTTTGACCTGCCCACTGAGTACAG GTCCTACGTTCAGTCTAAAGGCCGAGCCAGAGCCCCTGTCTCCAACTACATCATGCTGGCTGAAAGTGAGAGGACCAAGACCTTCGAGGAAGACCTGAAGACCTACAAGGCCATAGAGAAG ATCCTGAGAAACAAGTGTTCCAAGGCAGCGGGGGTCGGTGACTTTGAGGTGGAACCGGTGCAGGATGATGACAACATCCTGCCTCCCTACGTGCTCCGCTCTGAGGAAGGAGGGCCCCGCGTCACCATCAACACGGCTATCGGACACATCAACAG ATACTGTGCCCGTCTGCCCAGTGACCCGTTTACCCACCTGGCACCTAAgtgtaagaccaaggagctgaagGATGGGCGCTACCAGTCAACCCTCTACTTGCCCATCAATTCCCCTCTACGGGTGCCCGTCGCT GGGCCAATCATGAACTGTGCACGACTGGCAGAGAAGGCAGTGGCACTACTTTGTTGTGAAAATCTTCACAAAAAAG GTGAGTTGGATGACCACTTGATGCCTGTGGGGAAAGAGACTGTGAAGTATGAGGAGGAGCTGGATCTCCATGACGAGGAGGAGACCAGTGTTCCAGGCAGACCAGGATCCACCAAGAGGAGGCAGTGCTACCCTAAAGCT aTACCAGAGTGTCTTCGGGACAGTTACCCTGTACCGGAGCAGTCTTACTACCTGTATGTGATTGGCATGGTCCTCACCACCCCTCTGCCTGACGAACTCAACTTCCGCCGCAGGAAGCTCTACCCTCCAGAAGACACTACCAGGTGCTTCGGCATCCTGACTGCCAAACCTATACCTCGG ATCCCCCACTTTCCTGTGTACACGCGGTCTGGTGAGGTGACCATCTCCATGGAGCTCCAGAAGGCTGGGTTCACTCTGAGTGCTGTCCAGCTGGACCTGATCACCAGACTACACCAGTACATCTTCTCTCACATCCTCCGCCTGGAGAAACCTGCTTTAGAGTTCAACCCCACGCAGGCCGACTCGGCCTACTGCGTTCTACCTCTCAATGTTG TTGAGGATTCCAACACTCTAGATTTGGATTTTAAATTCATGGAGGACATAGAGAAGTCCGAGGCTCGTGTTGGCATTCCTACCACCCAGTACACCAAGCAGAACCCCTTCACCTTCAAACTGGAAGACTACCAGGACGCTGTCATCATTCCACG gtATCGTAACTTTGACCAGCCTCACCGTTTCTACGTGGCTGACGTTTACACAGACCTCACACCTCTCAGCAGGTTCCCGTCACCGGAGTACCAGACGTTTGCTGAGTACTACAAAACCAAGTACAACCTGGACCTGTCCAACGTAAACCAGCCACTACTGGACGTAGACCACACCTCCTCacg CCTGAACCTGTTAACCCCTCGTCACCTGAACCAGAAGGGGAAAGCCCTGCCCCTCAGCAGTGCAGAGAAGAGGAAGGCCAAGTGGGAGAGTCTACAGAACAAACAG atCCTGGTCCCAGAGCTGTGTGCCATCCACCCCATCCCAGCCTCTCTGTGGAGGAAGGCTGTGTGTCTCCCCAGTATCCTGTATCGCCTACACTGCCTGCTCACAGCCGAGGAGCTGAGGGCCCAGACAGCCAGCGACGCTGGAGTAGGAGCCCAGACCCTGCCCTCTGACTTCAG GTATCCAAACCTGGACTTTGGATGGAAGAAATCCATCGATAGCAAGTCATTCATCTGTCTGCGtgatgaggatgaggaagaggaggaggaagaggacagcgGTGACGATAACTGTAAACAGCAGGGCCAGACTGTAGCCCCTGACCCTGGACTTGCTGCTGCTGTTTCCCAGCAACCCTGTAGTGACTGTCATGTCTCTTCTCGGCCTGAGGGGTGCGACATCCACCAACGCCCCGAAGATGACATTCCAGAGGACGAGGAGCCCCAGCAGCCAGACTCCGCCTCCTGCACTAGCATCCTCGCTAACGGCACTGCCCCCATTGCCAATGACAACGGTGACCACGGCGACCATTCACACCTTCACGACGGACGTGACAACTGCCAATGTCTCCCGGCTGGTTCTGGTTTGCCACTGGAGAACGAAAAAGAAGTATCAACAACACAAACCACTACCTCAGTTCTTCCTGTGCAGCCCTCTCTTAGCATCGAGAACCAGAATCTAACCCCAACACCCCCCCAGCCCCAGCCAGGGACCCAGCCTCCACCCCCTTACCCCCAGCCAGGGAACCAGCCTCCACCCCTCAGCCCGGGACCCAGcctccacc agcctcagccccagccaggtACCCAGCCTCAACCCCCAGCCCGGGACCCATCCTCCAccttctcagccccagccaggtACCCAGCCTCTACCCCCTCAGCCCCAGCCAGGGACCCAGCCTCTACCCCCTCAGCCCCAGCCAGGGACCCAACCTCCACCCCCTCAGCCCCAGCCAGGGACCCAGCCTCCACCCCCTCAGCCCCAGCCAGGGACCCAGCCTCCACCCCCTCAGCCCCAGCCAGGGACCCAGCCTCCACCCCCTCAGCCCCAGCCAGGGACCCAGCCTCCACCCCCTCAGCCCCCGCCAGGGACCCAGCCTCCACCCCTCAGCCCCAGCCAGGTACCCAGCCTCCACCCCCTCAGCCCCAGCCAGGGACCCAGCCTCCACCCCCTCATTCCCAGCCAGGGACCCAGCTTCCACCCCCCCAGCCCCAGCCTAGCGATGAATGTAGACCAGGGAGGACCTCAGAGCTCCGTGAGGGCGACGGACACCACATGAATCAAGCTACCTCAGACTGCTGCAGCCCAGCAACGATGACGGGGCCCGCCAGCACAGCTCCCATCACCACAACACCTTTACCTGACCCCTCAGAGCCCCTAGAGACCCAGGAGATCACCACCAGCAGCTCTGTAGTGGGGGATACCCTTGGCCCCTGCTCCAAGACCCTGGGGCCCAACCCTGGGCTCATCCTTCAG GCCCTGACCCTGTCCAACGCCAGTGACGGCTTCAACCTGGAGCGTCTGGAGATGCTGGGAGACTCCTTCCTGAAGCACGCCATCACCACCTACCTGTTCTGTACCTACCCCGATGCACACGAGGGACGACTCTCCTACATGAGGAGCAAGAAG GTGAGCAACTGTAACCTGTATCGTCTGGGAAAGAAGAAAGGTCTTCCTTGCAGGATGGTGGTGTCCATCTTTGACCCACCGGTCAACTGGCTGCCTCCTGGCTACGTGGTCAACCAGGACAAGAGCAGCGAAGACAAATGGGACGAGGATGAG gCCAAAGAGGAGCTCCTGGCCAACGGTAGTGCTGGAGAGGAGTTGTGTGTAGAGGAACTAGGGGAGGAGGTTCTGGAGGAGGATGAAGATCTTATGTGGAAGGAGCCTAAAGATGAGGTCAACGTGGAGGACGACCTGGAGTACTACCAG GAGCACATCAAGTTCATCGACAACATGCTCATTGGCTCCGGTGCCTTCGGCAAGAAGATTTCCCTCGGTACCTTCCCCCCTGCCCCCGCCACCCCTGGCCCAAGTCCCAGCCCCTCCGCCCGTTCCTCCTCCCCTGCAGCCGAGCCCAGCTACGGGGAGTGGAAACCCCCCAAGAAACCTGGTCCGGTCCCCACCCCCCACTACCCCTCAGAGCCTAGCGGTAGTGGCTCAGCAGATGAGTTTGACTACAG CTCGTGGGATGCCATGTGTTACCTGGACCCTAGCAAGGCAGGGGAGGAGGATGATTTCGTGGTGGGTTTCTGGAACCCGTCGGAGGAGAACTGTGGGGCGGAGTTGGGGAAACAGTCTATCTCCTATGACCTGCACACAGAGCAATGCATCGCTGACAAGAGCATCGCTGACTGTGTGGAGGCATTGCTGGGCTGCTACCTCACCAGCTGTGGGGAGAGGGCTGCTCAGATGTTCCTCTGCTCACTGGGACTCAAG GTGTTACCGGTTGAGAGGAGGAGGCTGAAGGAGAAGGGCGGTGTCATAGAGGTCGTGAACCTTGACCTCCAGTATGGCTGGCTGAAGATCCCACCCCGCTGCATATTTGACCACCCGGACGCCGAGCTCACCCTCAACCACCTCATCTCTGGCTTTGAGAATTTTGAGAGGAAGATCAGCTACACCTTCCAGAACAAAGCCTACCTGTTGCAAGCCTTCACACATGCCTCCTACCATTACAACACCATTACTG ATTGTTACCAGCGACTAGAGTTTCTTGGCGATGCAATTTTAGACTACCTCATAACGAAGCACCTTTATGAAGACCCGCGCCAACACTCTCCTGGCGTGCTCACAGACCTGCGCTCGGCGTTGGTCAACAACACTATCTTCGCCTCCCTGGCCGTCCAGTACGACTTCCACAAGTACTTCAAGGCTGTGTCGCCCGAGCTGTTTCATGTCATCGACGACTTTGTGCAATTCCAGCTGGAGAAGAACGAAATGCAAGGCATGGACTCTGAG CTTCGGCGCTCAGAGGAAGACGAGGCGAAAGAGGAGGACATTGAGGTCCCCAAGGCAATGGGAGACATATTTGAGTCACTAGCCGGAGCAATTTACATGGATAGCAGAATGTCACTGGAGACAGTGTGGCAAGTGTATTATCCAATGATGAGGCCACTTATAG AGAAATTCTCGGCTAATGTCCCTCGCTCTCCGGTGCGGGAGCTATTGGAGATGGAGCCTGAGACAGCCAAGTTCAG CCCTGCGGAGCGGACGTACGACGGGAAGGTCCGTGTGACAGTGGAGGTCGTGGGCAAGGGCAAGTTCAAAGGCGTGGGCCGCAGCTACCGGATCGCCAAGTCTGCTGCCGCGCGCCGGGCCCTGCGCAGCCTCAAAGCCAACCAACCTCAGGTCCCAAACAACTGA